Part of the Triplophysa rosa linkage group LG21, Trosa_1v2, whole genome shotgun sequence genome is shown below.
ggGGTTGAAATGTTTTCCTGATATTCATTCATATAGTGTGTAACGATGCTTTGTTTGGAATATTATATATAACACATTATAAAGACATGGGCAAAAGACATTCAAACCTGTGACTGAAGTCTAcctgaatgaatgaaaacatgatCAGATACTAACCACAGATTCTATGATCAATAAATGGAGCCATAGAAACAAtatcaacacaaacaaaacgCATTAACCTGAGAATCCACATcatcttatttattcatttatttatttaattaatttattgtggttttaatttgtttttatatgaaCAACGTTTATGAAAGACATTTTTGTACGCGCGCGcatacgcgcgcacacacacacacttaactgAAATGATTGGCTGCTGTTCTGCACATGCTCAGATTGCACTCGACCCGTCGGCCAATGAGCTTCAAGCTGTACCATATCACGTTGGCattcatttcataattattttgcCAAACGAGTGAAAATTGATTCGCTTGATTTCACTGGAAAAGCTTTAACATGCGTCTAAATGTGTACACAGCAATACCTTCAGTCCACGAGCGTATGTTAATACTTGTAAATAACGATGAATATAGGCTAATCAATGAcgagaaaaaaagacaatttgCCAAGCCAATACTTACTCACACAGAGGAACCAACGAAAGTGtttcgtttttttttactttctcttCGTTTAGAGCAGAAGAGCACACATCACGGGTTAACACAGCTCACATACGACATGAACGTTAGCCACATGTCTcgcgctctctttctctccctcaattcaattctctctctctccaaactTGAGTTTGTTTCTTAGCCTTCTGTAGCTTTTTCATATCATGTGATTTGACATCTGGATGTTTTGGATGGATGTAACCTGTCACCCGTCAGGTTAGCGTAGAGTCGTGCGTAGCGAGACGGTTATTAGCGTAGTGCTTATTAGCCAATAACTAGCCTGCTATCTACGATGTGCGGGcgcgtgtctgtctgtgtgttccTCACAATCCCTCCATAGTGAATGTGTCGTGTTTCCGTCTTATTTACTGCCGCGGTGTTGTGCGTCGGAAACGTTGGAGGGTGTGTGTTAGAAAACCCTTacgaaaacatggttttactacagctaaaacaacaacaaaaaacatggttactgtagtaaaacaatcgttatcacaaaataaccatggttttgaaaaccatgttttttgtaaaaaccatagtaaacgatggttactgtagtaaaaccatggttttgccctaagtaatcaatgcaccaaaagaccatggttactacacttgtaccacaaaaaaacatggttaattttcgtaagggaagtGTGTGAAAAAAGAGCCGACCACGGCCACATTTTCAATTAATGTCACGAGTCCGTCCGTCACACGTCGACGCAGAGTTTACGGCCTGATGTTGGAATGACTTCGATGTTTACACAGAGCAGTGACTAATAACTCCATTAGCCGCGTGCTAAACCGACGCTGCCCTCCGTATGTTTACTCTTCGTGTTCTGCCTGAACGGAATAtagattttatatgtttttaagaTACGGTGAATCTAATTATCGCGCATTCGTTTCCACGTCAGCGATACACGCGTTTCCTTCACGCACTTTTTACTCGACACCCGTTTTTTTGTCCGATTTGGACCTGCGCATCACCATAGAAACCCAACGTGTGATGTAATACGGCACGCTGTAACATTACGACGTCATCAGCGATTCTCTTTCTTATGGTGACACTTTACGGTTCTGTAAGAGACGGCAACATTGGTTAGCTCATCTGTCATACACTGTAATATCGCCTCATAATTCATCTGCTAACGTTACTGTATGTCGATATTCAGAGCCCCTTATGATGAATGTAAAGTGTCACCTGAGTTACTATAGTACAGCTTctgctttaataataatatcattGACCCGTACAGGACATACTGTACTCTTATGAACATTAACCACGCTTTTATTACAGTACAAGTGTGCTTTACCACAAATACCACGGTTAAACATGATTACGGTAGCAAAAGCACGGTTGATTTTCATAAaggtacacacgcacacacactgttcAGCTTTTGTCTTCGTCTGTGTTTCCTCCAAACCGATAACCCGCCGCTTGGATTCACGCCGGATGAATTTAATAGCTCATGAATTTAATCTCTGATTTCTCTCATCTGTTCATCATAGTGACACagtgtattttttctttctttctgtaaaAACACTGCTCAGAAACTAGATGTATCTCAATAAATATCCTGAATATACTGTTATATATTGCCTgacatgaaaattgtgaaacTTATATCGGAAAAACgaattattatcattataaatgaaaaacagtaaataaagacattttgtgtttaacaaacaTTTGTGTCTGTGCTCTATGAAACATCACATATGATGAGCTGTTCATGAAAACTGGATCTggaatctgtctgtctgtgtctgtttgtgtgttcatgtttgtatatcccggtggggacctaaacctgaatacacaccaacacatggggactcgtgtcaccgtggggaccaaaaaagctaataaattgtacagaacaatattttttacaaatttaaaaatgcaaaaagtgttctatgatctttaggattagggataggggatagaatatacagtttgtacagtataaaaacattacgctatggactgtccccacggggatagtcaaccaaagcgtgtgtgtgtgtgtgtgtggctcatGCTCAGGAAATAGATATCAGTCAGTTTGTAGAGTAAAAAAACGAGTCACACCACCAGTTAAAAGTTTactcaatattttatttcacagttgtaatggttttatatttaatatgaataataaataatgtgtcCAACCTTTGACCGGTCAACCTTTGAGGTTTACAGTGCTTACAGTGCAGATGTGAAGGAGAGACAGATTCAtatatctacacacacacacacacacacatgaaaacaCATTGAAATGTGTGAACACGCATATCAGGATCTATTACCAAATTGTCATTTGGTAATAGATGTACAGATACTTTACGGATGATGTTTTATACATTAGGACAACCACAACACAACACCCTGACAACCATCCTGCACTGTCTCCAGAAGATCGTGTGCGTTACGGCAGCTCCAGCATGTTTCTGATGTTCAGTTCTCTCTCCGTCCGCCGGTGAATTTCTCGGATGGCTGTGACGATGATGTTTATCACAGGCTCCGCCTCTTCCTGTCTGCGCACACACACGAGCTGCAGGAAGACGGTGCGCTCCGGCATGGCGCGGAACACCAGTTCGGCGGCTCTCTGCAGAAGCCACGGGTGATGCGGCGCTAACACCTGCAGGTACGCTTCACGACACAGCTCGCCCATGCTCCGCCCCTCGGGCTCCGCCCCCAGCTTCTCCAGCAGCAGCTGTAACCATAGCAACGAGCGATGGAGACGCAGCAGGGTCCGGCTCCCGGAGGCCGTCTGACTGTCGAAGGAGACCACACCCCTCTGCAGCTCCGCCTCCAGCATGGAGCGCACCGAGTGATAGGCGGGGTGAGGCCCTGCACTCTGAGGATTGTGGGTAGGCTGATGTGGGACGCTTCTGTGTTTAGCAGCTTCTTCCTGCGAGAGGTGTCGGAGGAGGATGATCTTCTCTTCAACCTTATGAGTGAAGAAACCCACCAGCGGACCTAAAGACTCCATAAACCTGCACGATGCAACACAACATCGGTGTAGTCAACGCACTCACTGCTCTTTGGGAACACACTTGTAAACTAAATCAGGTGACAGTTTCCGCTGAGGACTGAAGATCAATAATATAGAGTTTCTTGTTTATAATGTAGTTGAGAAAGCAGAGTCCGATGTGTTTTATGGGGTGAATTCAAAGGGAATCGTACTTGATCAGCTCCTCCCAGCAGAGCAGGTACGGTTCCAACAGAACGTCAGAGGCGGGGCCAAGGGCGGAGTTTAGACGGTGGAGGAGGCGGGACACTTGAAACTTCTGTCCAGCACACTCTCTGATGACATCGCCTCCTGGTGCAGGTGTCACATCATGAACGATCTGGAGAGGAGAAAAGCGTCATAGACTGTAAAAAAGTTGGACAACGTGATGCCGTTTCCTTCCATTGTAATGAATTGAGCGTAAAATATCCGACAATGGGCGTTGACATGTTACGCAAAACGTCAGTTTGGAGTCTGGGCATGCGCAGAAAGAATCGTCAGTGGTGCCAGAGTCTGCGCAGTAGTGAGGCCGAAGTGCAGCGTGGTTCAAGGTCCCGCCCATATTCCCTGATGACTCAATTGTACAcgaagaaatcatgttagcgcaCCCCTTTTTCTATCACATCTTATAACTTACGAAAACCAAACGAACACATGGACATACATCAACGTGATAAACACTGACTAAAGTAACAGAAAACATCTTTGGAAAAAATGATTTGAAGTGTAATTGGATTTTATAGTTTGGCTCCTGTtccatttgtttacatggagaGGCCGGAATTTATGACATgtactgcagccagccaccagggggcGATCAAAGAGCCCGCAGCGTGAGGCACCCCTGCGTCAGATCATGTGTCTGTCACCGGatcaacaccctggcaaccacaaaGCACAAACTTTTCcacagcagtgtgtgtgtgtgtgtgcgtgtgtgtgtgtgttgtgagtcaCCTCTCTGGTTGCTGCATACACACTCAGACACGGCCGCCATGACTGATCACAGCTCAGAAACACTTCTTGAGCTGCACAGAcgatcaaacacacacacagatgtgtcACTCAAgcaccagtgtgtgtgtgtgtgtgtgtgtgtgtgtgtgtacttgtacatctatatttgtgaggaccggtttgagttgtagaccagcggtgtgaggacaaggagagtaaagtgaggacattttggccggtcctcacttccagagacccctttaaagggctgtttgagggtgaagacttgggtttagggtttaggttataatcgggtttagggtcagggttagggtcaggcatgtagttctgatggttagggtgACGGGCTACAGATTGCATtgcgtcaatgtatgtcctcataaagatagctgcgcaaacatgtgtgtgtgtgttcatgtttgtatatcccggtggggacctaaacctgaatacacaccaacacatggggactcgtgtcaccgtggggaccaaaattgaggtcctcatgggcacaaaagcttataaattgtacagaacaatattttttacaaatctaaaaatgcaaaaagtgttctatgatctttaggtttagggatagggttagggataggggatagaatatacagtttgtacagtataaaaacattacgcctatggactgtccccacggggatagtaaaccagacagtgtgtgtgtgtgtgtgtgtgtgtgtgtgtgtgtgcgtgtacttaCGCAGCCACAGTGAGCTCacaaacagaagtaaacacaaaaccactgagatcaCGACACACTGCCGCTTGCGAGGTCTCATTCTTGTCACATTAACGTCTCGTCTCCTCACACGCTttgccttctctctctctctctctctctctctctctgtagagTCAAATTGAGATCAGCGTGAACTTTGAACTGTTGTAGGTGTTTATCAGTGAATGAGATCGTGTAAGGAACAGACTGTGTCTCATTCACAACTCAACTGAGATTCAATTCTGACTGAATTCTCATTTGAATTGAACTGTTACCCATCACATCAGTTATCTATACTACCTATAGGGATTTATATTGAATTCACACATAGATTAGAAAGTGATCATTCAAAGTGGACATTTTAACGATACTGTATGTACAACAAAATAAACGACATATTTAATAATTGAATTTGGTTTAAACAGACACTTActaagaaaaaaatctaatgaGGCTCAATATATGTCCAATTCGTATAATCATTAAGATTaatatcgttttttatttcacacaaGTTTAGGTgctttgatttttattttataatacacAACGGTTCATCATTACATACACTACAGAGTTTATGtttacacacgcatgcacgcacacacacacacacactgatgtacAGTATCATTATCTAGAATacagaataataatattaacatcaatTCATTCAGATGGGTGGTTTATCACTGACTGACAGCTCAAACTGCCAATGACAGGCCAGTGTTCTGTAGTGGGTGGAGTTTCACTGAGAGATTTTCTATTTAGTCGCAGCCTCTTGATtctaaaacacaaatgcaaaatgataaacaaattattttattaaaaggcTAAATATCATATTACAttcattatattaatattaatgatttaAATAGTTACGTCAATTATATTAAattgtctttttatttatttttaaaactttttatgtcattaatTAATGTATTATCAGATTGTTTGGTGGATATGATTTGATTTACAATCATCATGATGGGATGTTCTTTATCCCCGCTGTCTTAATGTGTTTCTGTTTCATTGTAGGATTTTTGGACAAATTAGCGCAAAACTCTAACAGGTGAAAAATctttttatcaaaaataattcaaggcgtgcctgtgtgtgtgtgtgtgtgtgtgtgcgtgcgtgtgtgtgtgtgtgcgtgcgtgcgtgcgtgtgtgtgtgtgcgtgtgcgtgtgtgtgcgtgtcaccTGTCGTCCTCGTCCACAGAAGACCGTCGTAAGTCCCGTGGACACAGGAACTTGTTTTAGGACGTGAGGCTGCTGTAGTTGTTTTATTAACTCTGGACTGCTCAAACCCACTgcgcatacacacacgcacgcacgcacacacacacgcacgcaaacacacacgcacgcacgcacgcacgcacacacgcacgcacacacgcacacacacacacacacacacacacacacacacacacacaaatgattaaaatacaaattaaaatgttaaaagtgtTGTGTAAATCATATAAGGGCACACAGACTGATGGTGTCCTGCTGCgcaaagttattttatttttattctatttatttaaatatcttAATGTTTACAGCCTGATCAAATATTGAATGATAGAAATTGCAGCTGACATTGTTTTATGTCACAATGTTGTCAAGCGCACTGCATTTTGGGATACAGTATTCCTCACAATATCAAGCATGAATACTGTAGAAATATAAAGAGATTAAAATGTGTGCGTGTTAGATTCTCTCACTTGGGCGATCAGAAGACACGGGTGAAGGGGGCGTGGCTTTGGATGGAGTTGTGGGTGGAGTTACACCATCAGTCTATTCAAGAAAATgaaaggcttgttcgacttgatgcggtgttctgccaatttatgcatccctatcaaattttgctacctccatacaaaacaggactaacccctcccccaacccaacccttacacctaaataacccctcccccaacccaatcacaacacgagggtagcacaaatttatgggtagcataaattggcagaacagcGGCGCCGCAAGacccgacaggcggatgacaccAAGCACCGCGAGAGCGTTTCGAAACCAAACTTTTCatggtttttcgaatcgctctcgcggtactttgatgtcatccgccgcatcaagtcgaacaagcctaaagAGTCAAATGAAGTGACTGGAGTTATATCGCAGtcggtttgttttattaaacatgtGACATACCTTTCTGTCCTCCATCTCTACTCGATCATACGGCTCGACGACAGATTAATGCTGAGATCTGAAACACAGAAATGATGGACAGATGACGTCGACATCAGTCGCGTATGCCATCAGGTACCTTCCCTTAATAACAAACAAGACTTACATGATCCCGTACACAACTGTCTGGAGCTTTAATGTCTGTCTTCATCAAACCGATGTGAGAAACTACCGTCAACCACCTGAAGTCTCGATTATGAAGTCAAATGAATCATTTACTGCCGTTATGGCTCTAAAGTCCATCGAACAAAACAAGTCAATACGCCACACTTCTGAGAAATCCTGTCCTGACACGGGCAGAACGTCCCTGATATTACCAAACTattccaaaacacacacacacagacacacagatgtAATCTGCGCTTGCTTCACACATCCCGTGAAGATCCCGTAAAGGCACGTGACGTAATATTCTGCGATGTAATGTtgttatgtgcatttttttgtcGTGAAAATTGCTCTGATCACGGTGAAGGATATTTCCTTGAggtgtttttaggtggctaaatagtgcaatttgttgttattattactgccttcctttatttagtgccaaataggcctaaataatcTCTCCTTTTTGGTTATTATACTGTAAGCATATATTGTTGCTTTTTGCAAAGACgtcagttttaaaacaaacttttttatttctattttttattggtaaatgcagaacaacgaagAGCATTGAGGCACAAGAATGAAAGGTAGGCTATAGCCCAACCAGCTTACGCTAAATATAAGAtgtcatataaaaatattgtcaGTTAACTCCTCCCTATGACAACAGACTCAAGAGAATAATTTTGAAAGCTTTATGTCATGGGATAACGTAAAACTGTCAAATACAAATAGAGAATTCTAAGCATACAATAATCAATAACATGCACACGTAAGAGAAATAAAGGCTATTTGCATTTGACAGTTTTACGTTATCCCATGACAGTAAAGCATTCAAAATGATTCTCTCGAGTCTGTTGTCATAGGGAGGCGTTAACTGACTGTGGAGTCGAGCAAGGCGTTTGACACAAAGGGCAGAACAGTAACTAAAGTGCCTCGGAACAACTTAAATCGAGGAGAACTGAGGGTGAAGACCGCATGACATCCTAGACTGCTGCTGACACTAGGCTCAcataaatgatgtcatcacataGGGACTTAGACAAATAACATGCAGTACCCAACTTTGAACAGAAGAGGTCACTAAACTACCATTATTATCAAGCCCGTATGCAAACTGTTCATAGGAAACAGGACAAATATATAAAACCAAATTGTTCAGGCTTGTTCGGTGCAAATTTACAGAGCcttaatgaaaaatatataacgGAATGCTGCGATGTAAACATTAGCCAGTATTTTTGCAACATAGCCTAATTGCAATACAAAAGGCAGGGTATAATAACTTTTCAGTAATATGACgtacaaaaatgtgagtttaaaaataagttacaaCGCTATTCTCATCTTAAGTTCGGTGATTATGACTCTTGCATTCATCCATGGTTTAGCTTAAGACGAAtagtattttttagttttcgaTTAACTAACGAACATAAATTACTCACTTAACTATATGTGTCTTCGTAGCCAAATTCTTTACACTTCATTATACATGCGTGTCATCAGTACACGGCTTTTACGGCATTGATTctgccttttgttcacacagggcGCTTTCCGGgcaggcccggttcctgccaggtgcagaagggtgggctagcaggtatcctgggtgggcatataccccaaccagaaaaaaattaagaaaccatttaaacaatttttttcattttttctgttaataTAAGAATGTGTTCTGGTAAAATtatagtgtttgtttatttctgtgaacgtCTGCCAACATTTCCCTCtaatttcatataaaaatgctgtttttatttgctgaaaaaaaactggaGAAAACTGAAATAtcgcaaaaaaaaacaaaacaagttcatatttagttttaaacaacacaaaactaatgtttgtaggcctacatgtattagaaaaagttaaaagatgatttatgaaataaccctgcttttttaaaatgagtttattatcatgctctcattacagaagactgcaagattaaaacaaaaataattattgttgattattgTCCTTTATAGTAATTGTGtgcgtttgattttattgatgttttacgcatta
Proteins encoded:
- the gltpd2a gene encoding ceramide-1-phosphate transfer protein isoform X1 — protein: MEDRKTDGVTPPTTPSKATPPSPVSSDRPMGLSSPELIKQLQQPHVLKQVPVSTGLTTVFCGRGRQREREREREKAKRVRRRDVNVTRMRPRKRQCVVISVVLCLLLFVSSLWLPQEVFLSCDQSWRPCLSVYAATREIVHDVTPAPGGDVIRECAGQKFQVSRLLHRLNSALGPASDVLLEPYLLCWEELIKFMESLGPLVGFFTHKVEEKIILLRHLSQEEAAKHRSVPHQPTHNPQSAGPHPAYHSVRSMLEAELQRGVVSFDSQTASGSRTLLRLHRSLLWLQLLLEKLGAEPEGRSMGELCREAYLQVLAPHHPWLLQRAAELVFRAMPERTVFLQLVCVRRQEEAEPVINIIVTAIREIHRRTERELNIRNMLELP
- the gltpd2a gene encoding ceramide-1-phosphate transfer protein isoform X2 gives rise to the protein MRPRKRQCVVISVVLCLLLFVSSLWLPQEVFLSCDQSWRPCLSVYAATREIVHDVTPAPGGDVIRECAGQKFQVSRLLHRLNSALGPASDVLLEPYLLCWEELIKFMESLGPLVGFFTHKVEEKIILLRHLSQEEAAKHRSVPHQPTHNPQSAGPHPAYHSVRSMLEAELQRGVVSFDSQTASGSRTLLRLHRSLLWLQLLLEKLGAEPEGRSMGELCREAYLQVLAPHHPWLLQRAAELVFRAMPERTVFLQLVCVRRQEEAEPVINIIVTAIREIHRRTERELNIRNMLELP